A portion of the Sphingorhabdus pulchriflava genome contains these proteins:
- a CDS encoding TIGR03013 family XrtA/PEP-CTERM system glycosyltransferase: MIRLFKHYVPYAVLFLALVDLCLLLVAAETAWVIRANQIGMHVDYIGNRIWPLFTFAASVQLAAMAVGVYSPEALQSLRFAIARLIVAVSLGVIFMAIMAFALPGMTLWRSNSLYAMGLSFGYLALSRLILGSLIGSGSFKRRLLVLGAGKRAQRIKDLEARPGSGFVVVGFISLDESKRVVPEAISRSAIYNLADFVEKLGTSEVVLALEERRNALPLQDLLRIKTTGVHVNDISSFLERETGRVDLDSVNPSWLIFSDGFSSGRRLSGIAKRLFDIVVSALLLVVALPLIALFAVAVKLESKGPAFYRQQRVGRYGEPFNLFKLRSMQSDAEAEGKAIWAAKNDPRVTRIGKFIRKVRIDELPQTWNVLKGDMSFVGPRPERPEFVADLEKQLPYFTERHIVKPGITGWAQINYPYGASLDDSRQKLEYDLYYAKNYTPFLDLVIILQTIRVVIWPEGAR, translated from the coding sequence ATGATCAGGCTGTTCAAGCATTATGTCCCTTACGCCGTCTTGTTTCTGGCGTTGGTGGACCTGTGCCTGCTGCTTGTCGCCGCCGAAACCGCTTGGGTGATCCGCGCCAACCAGATCGGCATGCATGTCGACTATATCGGCAACCGGATCTGGCCATTGTTCACCTTTGCCGCATCGGTCCAGTTGGCGGCTATGGCTGTCGGCGTTTACAGTCCGGAAGCCTTGCAGTCGCTGCGCTTTGCCATCGCGCGGCTGATTGTCGCCGTTTCGCTGGGTGTGATCTTCATGGCTATCATGGCCTTTGCGCTACCGGGTATGACATTGTGGCGTTCCAATTCGCTCTACGCGATGGGGCTGTCTTTTGGCTATCTCGCGCTAAGCCGTCTGATATTGGGCAGCTTGATTGGCAGCGGCAGTTTCAAACGGCGTTTGCTGGTGCTGGGTGCGGGCAAAAGAGCGCAGCGTATCAAGGATCTGGAAGCGCGGCCCGGTTCGGGTTTCGTGGTTGTTGGGTTTATATCGCTCGACGAAAGCAAGCGGGTTGTACCTGAAGCGATCAGCCGCAGCGCGATCTATAATCTTGCCGACTTTGTCGAAAAACTGGGCACCAGCGAAGTTGTGCTCGCGCTGGAAGAACGGCGCAACGCGTTGCCGCTGCAGGATCTGCTGCGCATCAAGACCACTGGCGTCCATGTCAACGATATCTCCAGTTTTCTGGAGCGTGAAACGGGTCGGGTTGATCTGGATAGTGTCAATCCCAGCTGGCTGATTTTTTCAGACGGCTTTTCCTCGGGCAGGCGGCTTTCCGGGATTGCCAAGCGGTTGTTCGACATCGTGGTCAGTGCGCTGCTCTTGGTCGTTGCCTTGCCATTGATTGCGTTGTTCGCTGTAGCGGTGAAGCTTGAGAGCAAGGGACCGGCCTTTTACCGGCAACAGCGCGTCGGGCGTTATGGCGAACCCTTTAACTTGTTCAAATTGCGGTCGATGCAAAGTGATGCCGAGGCTGAGGGCAAGGCAATATGGGCGGCCAAAAACGACCCGCGCGTCACCCGCATCGGCAAGTTTATCCGCAAGGTCCGTATTGATGAACTGCCGCAGACGTGGAATGTTCTGAAGGGCGATATGAGCTTTGTCGGACCACGACCGGAGCGTCCGGAATTTGTCGCCGATCTTGAAAAACAGCTGCCCTATTTTACCGAACGCCACATTGTGAAGCCGGGCATTACCGGGTGGGCACAGATCAACTATCCCTATGGCGCGTCGCTGGACGATTCCCGGCAGAAGCTGGAATATGACCTCTACTACGCCAAAAATTATACGCCTTTTCTGGATCTTGTGATCATATTGCAGACGATCCGCGTGGTCATATGGCCGGAAGGGGCGCGCTGA
- a CDS encoding mannose-1-phosphate guanylyltransferase/mannose-6-phosphate isomerase codes for MKITPVILSGGGGTRLWPMSTPECPKQFLKLAGDATMFQMTLARVMDRDFFAAPLFVGNAAHAALIETQAREAGVPDALTILEPCARNTAPAIALAALAVDDAKAPLLVMPSDHLIADVPAFHAAIMAALPLVEDGWLVTFGITPTAPETGYGYIRIGEELTAAVARVERFVEKPDAATAQAMIDAGNHAWNGGIFLFRADIYLGWLASLAPDMLHAAQAAMAGADRTGAIIRPQEAAFAASPADSIDYAVMEKADRVAVAPVSMGWSDVGSWDSLYEISAKDADGNSIQGDTRLLDSAGNLVRSDGLRINLIGAHDLIVVAHGNEVLIMPRGHSQDVKKFSS; via the coding sequence ATGAAAATCACCCCGGTCATCCTTTCTGGCGGCGGCGGCACGCGGCTTTGGCCGATGTCGACCCCTGAATGCCCCAAGCAGTTCCTGAAGCTTGCTGGCGATGCAACGATGTTTCAGATGACACTGGCGCGGGTGATGGACCGGGATTTCTTCGCAGCCCCGCTGTTCGTCGGCAACGCCGCGCATGCTGCGTTGATCGAAACACAGGCCCGCGAAGCAGGCGTGCCAGACGCCCTCACCATCCTTGAACCCTGCGCGCGTAACACCGCGCCCGCCATCGCCCTCGCCGCCCTGGCCGTAGATGACGCCAAGGCCCCGTTGCTGGTGATGCCGAGCGATCACCTGATTGCAGACGTACCTGCCTTTCATGCCGCGATCATGGCCGCGCTGCCGCTGGTCGAGGATGGCTGGCTCGTCACCTTCGGTATCACCCCCACCGCGCCCGAAACCGGCTATGGCTATATCCGTATCGGGGAGGAGTTGACCGCGGCGGTAGCGCGCGTCGAACGCTTCGTCGAAAAGCCGGACGCCGCCACCGCACAGGCGATGATCGATGCGGGAAACCATGCCTGGAATGGCGGCATCTTCCTGTTCCGAGCCGACATCTATCTTGGCTGGCTGGCGAGCCTCGCGCCCGACATGCTGCACGCAGCGCAAGCGGCGATGGCCGGGGCCGACCGGACAGGTGCCATAATCCGCCCGCAGGAAGCCGCTTTCGCCGCCTCCCCCGCCGACAGCATCGACTATGCCGTCATGGAAAAGGCAGACCGCGTTGCCGTCGCCCCGGTCAGCATGGGCTGGTCAGACGTTGGCAGCTGGGACAGCCTGTATGAGATCAGCGCAAAGGACGCAGACGGCAACAGCATTCAAGGCGACACCCGTCTGCTGGACAGCGCGGGCAATCTGGTCCGCAGCGATGGCCTGCGCATCAACCTGATCGGCGCGCACGACCTGATCGTTGTGGCGCATGGCAATGAAGTATTGATCATGCCGCGCGGCCATAGCCAGGATGTGAAGAAGTTTAGCAGCTAG